A region of the Numenius arquata chromosome 2, bNumArq3.hap1.1, whole genome shotgun sequence genome:
GTCTCCGCTGCCCTGCGCTTCTTGACAAACCCAGAAACCAAGGGAAATAGTCTTTAGCCTTAATGCATTCCCCCCTGCGGAGAAGCCTGACGTTTACACACCTCTTCAGTCAGACTCTTCTTCTGAAGTCGTCATTGTCATCTCTAAAGCAGCGAAACtcactgctggctcctgggctCTCGTTGCAACCAACCTTGGCCATATGTGAACTGCCTCCTGCCACAGACCGGTGTTCACAGGCTGGGAagccctccatccttccctggcCTTCCTCTTCACATTCCGTCTTTCCCATTGCGCTTTTATCTGCCATCTCAGTCTGCTGTtctcccaggccaggtgcttcgcTGTGACATGTGGCCTCCTTTCCAGCACCTTCATCCCTCTCCCAGGTACCCTGGAGGCTGAACAATAAACCTGCCCTCCTCACATGGCAATGGCTCGCCAGCTTTTTCAGGGAAATGCTTGATCGGGTTTTCAGGAACTCTGGAAAAATGGCCATAAAGCAACTTTACCGTGCACATGCTGCATATCTGATTTTTAATTTGCTGCCTGTGCGATCTAGCGGGGCTGGGAGCAGGTGGCATCTGGCAGATTTGCTGCCTGCGTTCAGACCAGCCACGTCCATACAGTAAGGTCCACAAAAGGGAATGCGCTGAGTTGATGATTCTGGGTAGCAGATAGTGCTTTCGCTGTGAggctttctccctcttcctcctcctgccatgcTGAGCTCTCCCTGCGGCTGCTGGGCCCGACCATCTCACCCTCAAGGACAGACAGAAACCCTGCAAGGGCAGGCTTCCTCTTCTTAAATCATGTTACTTCTGTAGGCTGGGCTCAGAGCCTGGCCTTACATTGTCTGCTCCTTCCATGCTACCAGCAGAAGCTACAAATCTATGACATATCCAAAAATTATCTTTCTCTGAATTAGTGCTGTCTCTTGCCTGGCTTTGACCATTTTTATCGTCAGTGTCAGATCTCTCCCAGGGCTTCTGTAGCTTTGACTATCAGGGCCTGGACCACATGTATCATCGAAGAGGCAGCGTGTATCATGCTCTGTCCTCATCCTCAACTGCTGAACACTGTCCTTTCCAGAGCTGTAGAAGGAGCCTGGGTCCGGCTGTCTCTCTGCAAACTATCAGCAAGATTGCCTCCTTTGATCTGCACTCAGCGCTGGATTTTGTCCCAGCAGCCAACAGGCTAATTCCACAAGTTTTTTCTACAAAGCTCAATTAGAGCAGCTGGCACCGGCAGTGTCCCTGCTGGCTCCAAGCCTGCAGAAGGAGAAGGCGGCTGGTGCAGTGGCTGGGGTACGAGCCTGGGAGTCCACAGGCTGAGCTGCAAATCCCCGCTCTGCATCTATCCTCCAGGCCACCCCAGTAAGCCTCCCCAGTGGGAGCTTGGTACCTTTGTGACATGCAGGGAGGGACAGCGTTTCCCTGACTCGCTGGAAGAGAAATATCATTTAGATACAAGCTATCGTGGTGATGGGGAACCATGTCAACAGAGGCAGAAGCAGGTCATGGCTGCTGCATCTGGGAAACACTGTGTGATGGGGCCACGGGTGATGGAGGGTGCAGGGCCTCCTTGCCACTGAGTTAGCAGTTTGCCTTTCAGTTGCAGGAGCCTCTCTCTGTGCTCTCCAGAGCCTGAGTTATATTCAGTGCTGCCCTGAAAAGGATCCTGGTGTGTGCAAGCAGAGCTGCAGGCGACATGGACTTTCTTTACAAGGGCCCTTGCCCAGCACAGAAGCGCCCACAGTTATTTCTTTCAACATCAGCAGTGTTACAGTAACCTCCGTGAAATATCAGAATCTTCTGGGGCTAAGCACGCTCTGCAaacgctcctgcctggctggtcCCTCCTCTGGAATGCTTACTGATTATGCCAGCCAGGCAAAGAGGTCTAAGCAGGTCATCAGGAGGCAGAAATAGAGTCCAAGCGGTTTCTACTAGGGAGCAGAGTCAAACCCTAGTTGCACAAGACCTAGTCATCAAGGAGGCAATAAGGAGTCGAATGCAGATGCTACCTATGTATAACATGCTGTTCCCTTCCCAGGGACTCTCAGGAAAGTCCCCACAAAAGAGAACAGGGGCAAGGGACACGCAGCAGCTCAGTGAGCCCACAGTTGccattcccttccctgccccttggTAAGTCAGAGACGAGTCTGGCCGACACGCTTGGATGGGGACAAATGTGCCTCTTGGGGTACAGAGAGTGCAGAGCCTCGGGGCtattccttcctctcctcttgaGCAGATTTCAGTGCCATCTGCTCTCTTCTGTCTTTGGAGAAGTCAGCCGGGTGCTTTTGTCCCTTCTGGCAAAGCCGTGCTGCTGCGTATGTCCCCCATTGGGCGTCAGGCACCCCGAGGCAGCCGGGAAGGATGCGCACTCTCAGCCTTGCTCTAGAAAGCTCCTACTGCAGCAGCCCAAggtctttctttctctcctcttccctgtccGCAGCCTGTCCCTCTGGATGAGGCACTTCCCAAGGTTGCAGCTGATTCCCAAGGTCGGGTCTGGGCTTTGCTGTGGCCTCTAcaggaggggcagggaagggacctTCCCTGCACCACTCACTTCCCAAAAGGGCCCTCTGGGcagagcagcaggggcaggaggagacatggggcagccatggggctccTTGACCTAGGAACTGCTCTGTGGGATTGCTCTTTTCTCTGCATGCGTGAAGTATTTCCCCTCCTAAACACTCCTGGGTGATCCTTGGCCCGGCACCAGCTGGGGATCAGGGGAGCTGCAAAACTTAGGGGAGAAAAGGTGGGGGGGCTTGCTGATGTCTGGCAGCTTGCTGGGATATGCTGCCTTGAACCTCACGGTCACACCAAGGTCAGGGTTAGAGCTTTGTGTCTGCCTTCCTCTTCTAAAATCATGCCCCTGGGCTGGCTGGATCCTGTCCCGAGTGCGAGTGAGCTGAACTCCCGTGTTCAGGTGAGTTACATCGTTATGTCCCCTCCGAGCTTTCCATCTGGAAGGAGAGGGGGGACGAGAGGAAGCAGGTAGTGAGGAGCCCTGGCAGGCTGGAGGTGGTCCACGGCCACCCCTATGCACCAGTGGGACACCAGGTGAGGGTCCCACTGCTGCGTCGCCTGCGGGAGCTGTGCGGCTGCTCTGGCTCCCGCACAGTGTGGCTTCGAGACTCGGCTGCTGTGCCGAGCTCATCCCACGGGATGGCACTGCCTGCTCAGGAACAGGCAGCCAGGCTGGCGCTCCTGGCAGGCATAAATTCAGCAAATTAAACGGTGGTGGCAGATTCTGATTGACAGGTCCCTAGAGAGCAAAGTCCCTTGTTTTCTCCATCCCTGAGGGCAtcaagagcagcaggaggagcagcagcagagaaaacctTTTCCCAAGCCCAGCGCTTTGTCCTTGCGAATCTGTTTTTGGGACTCAGCCCATACCCGTATATCTTGACCCCTTTGCTGAAGCTGCCGTTGCCGGGCCAGCCAGCTCCTTCACTGCGGACTTTCCGCAATGTCAAGAGCTGACCACTGCAGAGGATGCCTCATCCGAGCCCTGGTTGCACACATGAGCCGTTGCACCCTCATTGCTCCATGCCCAGGGTGCAAGGCCCAGGGATTTCAATAAAGGGCAAGCGAAATGAGGCCAGCAGGGTTTGGCGTCATTCGCACGTTACTCCTCTCCACGGTGTAAAACTGGCACAAATGACAACACTCTGCCAAAATGTTTCATGTCTGCCTTGGCTCTGCCGGAGCCAGGTCAAAGCTGGGATTTGCAGCCCGGGAAGATGAGGGCTGCTGCTGCACCTGTGGGAAGCAGCATGGCCCATCAGGGTCCTGGCTTCTCTGGTGGGGTCCTCACTGCAGCTCCATGCCTGGCAGATCCTCAGCACCCCTCTACCAGCTGGTGGCTGATGGCTTTAGGATGGAGTATCCTAAAGTATCCCAGTATCCACCATGGACACTGGGACATCACAGATGTTTGCCTTACCCTTGAGGGCACAGATTCCCAGAAAAAGGTCTGTTTTAGGACCCATCCCATGTCCTGGGGACAAGTCCCTGTCCTGTATCCTGGGCTGGAGGAGAGTTTCCCCTCTCCATGGGGCATTTTGGCTGCACGGCTGCTCTGGAGCTCTGCAGAGCCACAAAATGTCATGTTGGTCTGCTCGGTTTGTTCAGGACTTCTTGTGAATGCCCTGTCTGGGTGAGGAGTAACATACCGGGCAGCAGCCCTCCTGGGGACCAGCTGCATGCCTCAGCATAGCAAGAGGGATGACTTGTTCTCCTCTCTTGGAGAGAAAACTCAGGCTGGTGTCATTTAATTCATATACCCTTAATCTGTATAGGTCCTTAGCTATTCTTAAAATTTAccctccctctgcttcccttcctTACCAAAATTGTTGcctcttctttctgcttcttcaggGGGTGTCCAGAAGGgcctgggaagaggaggggagaagcCCCCAGCAGCTGGAAGGCACCAGGAGAGGGGATGTCAAGTCATCTGGAGCCACCTCTACCCTCAGAAAGACCTCCAAAGACTTCCCTTTGCCAGCCTTGCTCACCTAGAAGCTTTCACTAGGTTGACTGTACCTTCTCACAGGCTCCCTTTCTCCATTGGCTCTCCTTCCCAAGCCTCTCTATTCTTGGCCTCAGTGCTTGGCTTTTGAAAGGTGAGGTATGTGGCTCTCTTCATCCCCCCTGTCAGTCCTCACATGCAAGCAAGACAGTAGGCTTGTGTGTCTGATGCTTGGCCTCTCTCTCTAGTCATTTGGCACTAAAAATTATCTGCAGAGAAAAGTACTGGGCTCTATACCTGGATCTTAATTTCCTCCCTCACCAAACGATTATTACTAATTACCACTCCTCGGTGTTTAAACCATGTCAATGGTGCTGTGAAATGCCCAGCGTTAATTTAATAGCCAAGTATCTGGGTTTCCCCACATGAGGAGCTCTCAGAGTGTCTCCCACAGAAGCAAAACCCAGCCAGCCCTGGCTGTGGTCCATATgagagaggcagcagaggagtGGTGAACACACGGTAACGGCAGACCCACCAGCGCCAGGAGCCGGGCATTACTCAGCAGGAAGCACTCCCTCGTCCCGTACTGTCCCCCAAAGCGGAGGACTGTCTCCCCACAGTGAGGGAAGACGTGTCACTGCTGCCAGCACCGGCTGGCATCCCTTGGACAGAGCATGCCCTCTCGAGCCTGGCTCCCTTGCCAGAGCTATCCTAGGGGATTGCTGCTCTGTCTGAGTGGGGCAGCTCTCTCCCTGGCAGATGCCATGCTTGCCTTCCACCCATCCCCAGCCAGCATTTGAGAATATGTCCTCAGATTTGAAGGGGGCGGCGCTGTCGGAAATCAGCCCCATGCAGGGCTGGGCGCTGCTTTCCTCCACCACCTGAAAGCAGGGCATGGCTGTTGCCCCGAGAAGGTCCTGGGGCTGGGACGTGACGGGGACCTGGCTGAAGGCATCAGACTTCGCTTGCTGCATCTTTGCTCCTGCTGTGCTGCAAAGGGCCTGCTGGCTCTCCTCCCCCATTGCTGGGGCTTGGGACTGGGGCAGGGAGACTTTTCTGACCCCAAAATTTTAACTGACCTCTCAGTCACACGTCTCCATCATCCCCGGGAGCTCAGTGGCTCAGTGCTGTGGAGGAGAAGACCCTGGTGCCCTGCTCACCTCTGCTATACCCAGGGCCTGCTGGAGCACACAGCCAGCATTGGGAAAGGCAAGCAAGTGCCATGGGGAGCACTGAAACCCAGGAGTGGCACAGGGTGACATTTTAGGGCCTCGCACCCACCCGAGTGTTAATGCGCACTAGGAGAGAGGGGGGAATGAGGGCTCCCACCTGCGCACAAGCCCTTTGCTTTCAATGCTGCCCTTTAAGATATCACTTAATATGACacattaattagttaatgtttgtaaGATGCTTTGAACATGAAAAGTGCTGTATAAGTGCTGAGTATTAGTATTAATTATTATGGCATGGAGGCTGGCTCCATCTGAACAGCATTTCCCATGCCTAATTTCAGGCCAATGCTgtttccctgcctctcctcctctgttgCCCCATCCTGTAAGAGccagaaggaggaggggagaagcagagagaaaaaagtaagaCCATCTGCACCCTGTGAGGAAGGACCACCTCATGGGGTTGTTTAGGGGGGCTGAGCCACGGACCCCCTCCACTCTGGGCAGGGAATTGTGTGGGAATTGGAGGCAGATCTCCCCAGTGCCCCACTGGCATGGAGGTGGACAAGGGAGCCTCCTCTtactcccagctctgcagcaggatggGGCCAGAAACATTGCAGGGAAGATGGAGAAGATGCAGGGGAGTTCTCCAGCTCATCCCACCCATGCTTGGGTGGGGGCATCCATCACTGGGGGCAGCTTCAGAGCCAGGCAAGGGGATGTGAGGGGGTAAGAAGGTTTTGGGGTCTGTGAGCCAGACAGGGTGGGGAGACGGCTGCATCCTAGACCTGTGcgtggtggggctgggagctCCCCAGCGTCCCTCGGAGCTGGTGCCTGGCCTGCTTTGCTGTCTCTCCCCTCCTCTTGCCCTCCTTCTTGGCAAGGCTGTTCCCAGAAGGGTCCctagaggaggagcagcagaaatGGGGCGCCGGGTGCCCCCAATTACCTTGTCGGTGAAGCGTCCCACCGGCTGGCCCACAAAATGTGTGTGCTGACAGGCACACTGGGGAGGCGCAGCATGGGGGCAAGGTGCTACTGGGGACCCAAAGGAGAGGGGTGAGATGGAGGGGGATGGGCTAGAGgcaggggccggggaggggcagAGTGGGGACCCACAGGTGCTGGCTGGGGGATCTGGATGCTGAGCACTGGTATCAACTTGTGTGAGGTGCATTGAGTGGCAGGGGGGACTGCAGTGCTGTCTGCCACCATCAGTATCTGCCAGGACAGCTGGAGCCAGGTGTGCCTTCACTCTGCTGTCCCCCTTCTGCCACCGAATTAACCCCCCTGGTCCCACCTGCTCATTCAGCTTATGGTCTCACTTGCCCACCGTAGGTCAGACCCTGGCCGCACTTTGGAGGGGCTTTGTCACTCAGGTGGCTGCTCTTCCCTGTCACCCCTCTGAGCTGGTGGTGATGGGATCTGGTTGGGATTCTGATCCACTCCAGAAAGCCAGAGGGTCCCACAGCAAGCAGGAGCCCAGTGGAGGGTGAGGGGatctcagcatctttgtggcacCCCTGCTGCCagtggtggggtgggaggtgaggggaCACGCTGGGATCCCGATCCCCTTTGCGGAGCtctcacctccctgccctgctgccacctcACCCATTTCTGGGTCTGCGGCTCTGGCTGTAAGTAACCCCCTTGCTCCAGGCTCTGACACTGAGGATTTCCACCAGGCAGCCGCTGCTAACCCAGCTACTGAGGGAATCCCCGGAAATCCCACGAGTGGctgaacaaaaccccaaaacaccgtTAGGCcggctttcttttctctctcctttttaagCCCTCAAGCCTGCATGAATTCTGAGCTTGCCAGTGGTTCTTGGCTTGCTGCCATGACATCCGCTGTCTTCAGGTGGGAGCCGGGGCATTGTCCCTTGTGGTAACACCACCATGGGAGGAACGGGACAGGAGGGGTGACAGTAGGGTCTGAATGGGGGCTGGAGCAGGTGTTttggagggcagcagggaaagcTAACGTGTGACTTGAGTTTACCCCCACTTACTTCAGAAAGAGTTGTGTGGCAaagccctctcctcttccctcgtCCTTCCTCCTTGTATCTCGAAgaccagctggagaagagcaattGAAGCAAGACCATCTGCTGAATCACCAAAGAGGACAAAACTGTCTGCAATAGTTGACTCTCTTGCTGGGTTTCCAGGTACTCCCCCAGCACAGTGGGACAATAAATCCCCCCCAATAAATCCACATAAACGATGACcaagttatataaaaaaaaaatctttatttcatgtaccaggatttttttttttgtcattttctctttttaaaattttttttctttttaacagtctgaaaaaaacccacgaaataaagaaaatggaggTTGGTTTCTTGTACTGGTTTGAGCTGGACATGAGCAACACcctcggggaaaaaaaaggccccctccgctcccctcGCCAGCCCTCCCACCTTCCACACATGTTCTCTGGATGCGCTCCTACCTTCTCCCCTTCCCGCTGGCCCCAGGGGCTCGCTTGGCCCTGTGAATGCTCCCCGGCTCCATGCAGCATCACGTGGACGAGGGCAGATGGGAATGGAAACCCCAGGGCTGCCATCCCTCTAGGGGGATTCCCTCTGGGATCCAGGAAAACGGCTTTAACTTATTCCTTGGGGGGGCAttgcgggggggggtggtgatggGGTGTTCCCTGTGAATCTGTTTTCAAGGGCTGGGGGGTGACAGGAGGGGATTTCTGCAGTGTGGGGGGGTCTGAATACCCAACCAAGCCGCTGGCATCCTCCTCTTGCCCCATGATGCTGTTTTTGGGGGTGCCCCCTCCCACTGCTGCCCCCCACCGTGCcctggagcggggagggggggttaaagcagcggggagggggttgtggtgcAGGGAGGATCAGGCTGCTTTTAAGCCAAAACCCCACTGGGACCCGAAGCAGGGGACTGCGCGGCTCCTAAAACTGGAGCAGCAGGAACAGGGACTGGAAAAAAAGTCGGAAAGTGGGTCTGAGCTGCTGAAGGGCTCGGCGGCCCCATCCGGCAGACCCTTGGCCTCCTGCGTGCCCGGGGCCCTGCCACTTTTGGGGAGCAGCCCCAAAAAGGGTCCCTGTCCTTGCCCCAGGCTGGCCGGCGGCTTGGGGGTGTCACAGAGGCCACTGCAGTCCCCTGCTGTCGTCTCCCCTCCCGCCTGTATCCCCCCATCACGGGGGGAGGTGAATTAAAAGTGGTTCCTGGTACCCCTGGTGCCCTATTCCCCCGgcatggcagggagggagggggctgtggcCAGGCCAGGGGTCCCGGGGTAGGATGGCGAGGAGGGGTATCACCACTCTGGATGAGACCCCCCAGCGAGGCGGGTACGAGGACAAAATCCAGCAGGTGTGGAGACACCCAACGGCTTTGCACCTCTGCCTTAGCATGGCCTCTGAGGCTCGGGGGGCTCAGACCCGGAGCAGGGGGCTCACTGGGGTGGGGGCCAAGGGGGCTACGTGTGTCAAGGCCAAGTAGCTGGCGGTCGGCTTTGGATCAGGGTGGGCTGGCTGGGCCTCGCCATGTCCCCCACATGGCTGCAGCTCCACTGGCAGAAAATAAGAGGGGGGGGTCCGGGTAGATTTGGGGGTAGCACGGCTGCCGGGGGGGAGCCTCCGGAGCATTCACAGGAGAGCAGGTGCCCACCTGGGCATGCATGTGTGAGGAGGGACACGCGTGTGCACCGGTGCCGGCCCCGCCATCGGCACGTTGCCCTCGACTTTGGCCTCCCgtgtcccccaccaccacctcagcaGCATCCTGAAGGGGTAGGAGCCCCAGTGTCCTCCCGACAGTCCCACACTCCTCTGCCTGTGCCTCCCACCCCGCTCCCCgctctgccttttttcttcctttctttttttttttcacagtttaaagctggaggaaacaaaaatgaaaagaaaaaaatactatctgTTTTTTCTTGCAAGTAAATCCACttattatatttacatttatttatagctgttgttttattaaaaaaattgccacttttttttgttaagaaacctttttttgtctttttttttttttttttttttgtctctgtgtgtgtgtgtctttattTACTGtgtctgtttgctttttgcaCTGTCACTATTAACCCCAGGGTCCCCAGGGCCTAGGAAGCGGGGAacccccctggggacactgcGGAGGGGTGACTGCGTcggctccccagggacaggagtCACTCTTAACCCCTACGGACCCACGGGGGACGAGCGGATCCCCACGGATCCTGGGGAAATGGAGCGGATCCCCACAGATCCTGGGGGAATGGAACAGATCCCCATGGATCCCAGGGGAACAGAGTGGGCGGCGTTTGACCCTGGCACTCCAGGATCCTCCGTAACCGGCCCAAGGACACCAAAGTCGCTGCCGGCCGAACCCTTATCCCATCCCCCGAGAAGCCCAAGCTGGGTTAAAGATAAGTGGGAAACAAACcataaaattaaagaataaaaccccccaaaatccaaagagctgcctcctcctcctcctcccacttgATTTATTGTCATTTGTTATTTCTTggttccctttcatttttttttaagtctgtttttattaaatgttaaaataatggTACATGGGAaatcatgcattttcttttaaatttatttctattttttaaatctctttctctcggttttaaagtttttcttttttttccttttttctttttctttttttttttttttaagaactttttttcactgttgTCTCTTTCCTCGCGTTTCCTTTTCgtttgattgtttttttgttCGCTCGCTTGTTTGTCTGCTTAACTGCTTGTtcgttggttggtttttttgttgttttttttttgtttgtttgtttttgttgttttttgtggatttttttttttttttttgcgttggGAaggtccccaccccccccaaaggggcacttccacctcctccttcccacccctcttGCTGCCCCCTGCCCCCTTCCACCCTCCCTACCCCGCAGCCCACCCCGTCTCCtcctgcccgctcctgccccaTTTTCAGCTCCTGGCGACGGCTTCATACCGGGGTGGTCCGGCGGTTGGCTGTGTTGGTGTGGATAGAGTCCTTGTTCTCTTTCTGGATACAGTTGTGAACCTGGAGGAAACTGTTATCCCTGTCGGAGTTGTAGGTGGCGGTAGGGGTGGTGGTTGCCTTCAGCGGGTCCCTGGTCAGGGTGTACATCGAGATCTCTGTTGATGGGAGGGTGTTGAACCCTTTGATCCCGACGGGAGAGGCATCCCTGGAGTGTGAAGGCTCGGTGGAGCGGGAGCTGGAGCGGCTGCGTCTCTGATAGCGGTACCGGTAGCTGGGGATGCGGGTGATGGCGGAGGACTGGAGGTAGTCCGTGGCACGAGCGTTGGCGCGCAGCTGTTTGTGCCGGTCTATGAACATGTGGACGGCCAGCACTCCCACCATCTCAGCTATAATGAAGGACAGGGCCCCGAAGTAGAAGGACCAGCCGTAGGAGTAGCTGTTCTTCTTAGAGTCACTCTTAGAGGGGTCTCCAGCGTTGGCTGATATGTATACAATGATGCCAATTATATTACTCAGACCTGCCAGCCGGCCggtgggggagagagaggaaaacagatgtCAGGAGAGTCACACGGTGGTGGTAGGGGCCGTGGGGTTGAGCCCCTGCCCCTGGGAGGTGGGGACAGGAGGGTCCCTGGCCACCCATCCCTTCCCAGTGGGCAGCTTTACTTGGGAAACCCAGGCAAGACCCTCATCGCGTGCCTGCTGCATCTCTGGTCTGGACTCCCAGCTGGTCCCTGAGAGATGCTGGATGGGAAaccctctccctccagcagctcccaagcAGCAGGAAAGCCAGGTGAGCAGGCAGGGTGGAGAGGCATCCTTGAGTGGCTGCTTTCACCCTTAATAAGGCTCATTAGGGGTAAGAAACACACATACTCCTGCCTAGGCAACTGTGCTCCTGCAGGATGCACTGACtgggcagcccccccaccccccagagcCCATCTCTGGGGCGTCACACCTTATGCATCCCTTTACCTGCAGACACGAAGAAGATGCCGGCACTAAGGATGATGTTGTGTCGGGTTTTGTAGAACTCGCTGGCTGCAATGCAGAGTCCACCCATGAAAAGCAGAATCACACTCAGGATCGGGAATATACTAGAGGCTCTAACAGCCCCTgcggaggagagagggagaggggcagaaagAACAACACAGgtgtgagagagaggaaaaaggggcACGGAAACGGTgccaggggaaggggacggggggacgCGAGCACATTTCATGGGTGGGGGTGAAAGGGAGAGACAGAGGGCAACGTGTCGGGGGGGGGAGTAATTCAAGGAGGGATAAAGGCATcgggggacagagagagggagagagaaacaaaGTGTGTCAGAAAATAGAGAGCGGTCTGAAGCAGCTCTCCCGCACCCCAGCCGCTGATGCTGCTCTGAAGCCTTTTACGGGGAGATGGagggggctgagctgggagccTGCCCGTGCTGCCTGTCCCCCTTCACGctgtcttttcctctgtttttgggGGGACTATGGGCTGGAGGGGGAGCCCCAGCACCATCCGGCTTCTCCTCCTGCAGGGCGCTGCCACTCGAGCCTGCTCTTCAAAGAGCAACAACCCAAATgcttcccacagagctgctcaATCTCGAATCCTCCCGAAAGGGCACGAACATCtcaaggagagatttttttttttatttttttggggggctgggaaggagctCCTGGTGCTGTGCGCTGCTCTGCGGCTGTAGTGAGGACTGAGAAGCGAAAGTCCCAGCCCTGTGTACCAAAACATGGGGCTTATCCTAGTGATTAAACGACCGGGCTCCTTCCAGAGGGCAGTGATGGGTTCGAATGTGCCAGCTCCCACACACGCACGCTCTCCATCGATCGATATGGGAAAAGCTCAGCCAGCAGAGGGCAAAGGCATAGATGCACATATATGCTCATACGCACATGCAAAACATACCCCAAAGCTTCTGGGGGGGATTCTCTCCTCTCGTGTTCACGCAGCGAAAGGCCAGGACTGTGTATACGCACACTCGCGCACACATTCATGCACACCCACACTGCTTGTGGGCCAACAGTCTGCATGAGTTCATGTTGCcaatattcatattttttaacTAGGAAGGccttccccccttctcttcccaaGAGAAAATAAGCTGTTGAAGGGTGAAATGAAGCCTTGCTTGATAAAGAAAGGTATCAGATGGGCTGGTGCATTTCTGCTTGTGGAGCAAAGATCTGGAAAAGGGGATGAAAGCTAATACCTCCTTGCCTGCAGGAATGAACCCTACTGAAGCAAGCACAGGACTTTTTCCTAAGCGGGCAGGAAggactttttccttcctgcttcaaAGACCCTGTTGGCATCAGGATCCTACCAGGCACAAGCAGTTGGCTCTTTGAGGGGGGCCCTAGCCCACTGCCTGTGCATGGTGAGTGCAAAAGGCAGGGAGAAACCTCTCCTGCTTGCTTTCCAGTTCTGCCTGGCTGTGTTTCAGGAACAGGATAGTGATAATAACCATCTTAATAGCTTCTGGAAAGCAAGGCAGGATTTGACAGTACGAAGCTTAAATGGCAGTAAGCAAACATCAAGCAGACGTTCGCTGTTCAGAGGGTTTCTGGAGGGATGTTTGGTCAGTCCCGCAGCCTGGTCCTGACCACATCCGTTTTATCTGGGTCTTAATTCTGAAATTCATGTCTGTTGGGAGAACACAAAGTTGCCAGCTGA
Encoded here:
- the CACNG2 gene encoding voltage-dependent calcium channel gamma-2 subunit codes for the protein MGLFDRGVQMLLTTVGAFAAFSLMTIAVGTDYWLYSRGVCKTKTVSENETSKKNEEVMTHSGLWRTCCLEGNFKGLCKQIDHFPEDADYEADTAEYFLRAVRASSIFPILSVILLFMGGLCIAASEFYKTRHNIILSAGIFFVSAGLSNIIGIIVYISANAGDPSKSDSKKNSYSYGWSFYFGALSFIIAEMVGVLAVHMFIDRHKQLRANARATDYLQSSAITRIPSYRYRYQRRSRSSSRSTEPSHSRDASPVGIKGFNTLPSTEISMYTLTRDPLKATTTPTATYNSDRDNSFLQVHNCIQKENKDSIHTNTANRRTTPV